One genomic segment of Erpetoichthys calabaricus chromosome 7, fErpCal1.3, whole genome shotgun sequence includes these proteins:
- the LOC114654621 gene encoding tumor necrosis factor alpha-induced protein 8 isoform X3 — MASKSIATILIDDTSSDVLDELYKITREYTQNKKEAEKIIKNLIKIVIKLAVLYRNNQFNSEEIALMETFKKKVHTLAMTVISFYQVEFTFDRNVLSKLLQDCKELLHQVINRHLTPKSHGRVNKVFDHFSDCEFLAALYNPFGPYKAHLQKICVGVNKMLDDGNI; from the coding sequence ATGGCATCCAAATCAATTGCCACCATCCTGATAGATGACACCAGCAGTGACGTGTTGGATGAACTCTACAAAATTACCAGAGagtacacacaaaataaaaaggaggcagaaaaaattattaaaaatctcaTAAAAATCGTCATTAAATTGGCAGTCCTATACAGAAACAACCAGTTCAACTCTGAAGAGATTGCCTTGATGGAAACGTTTAAGAAGAAAGTTCACACGCTGGCAATGACGGTCATTAGTTTTTACCAGGTGGAGTTCACATTTGACAGAAATGTGTTGTCAAAACTGCTACAGGACTGTAAAGAATTACTTCACCAAGTTATTAACAGGCACCTAACGCCCAAATCTCACGGACGTGTCAATAAAGTCTTTGATCATTTTTCAGATTGCGAGTTCCTCGCTGCTTTGTACAATCCGTTTGGACCTTACAAAGCTCATCTGCAAAAAATCTGTGTTGGCGTGAACAAAATGCTGGATGATGGGAACATTTGA
- the LOC114654621 gene encoding tumor necrosis factor alpha-induced protein 8 isoform X2: protein MALDAFNSKNLAVQAQKKILGKMASKSIATILIDDTSSDVLDELYKITREYTQNKKEAEKIIKNLIKIVIKLAVLYRNNQFNSEEIALMETFKKKVHTLAMTVISFYQVEFTFDRNVLSKLLQDCKELLHQVINRHLTPKSHGRVNKVFDHFSDCEFLAALYNPFGPYKAHLQKICVGVNKMLDDGNI, encoded by the coding sequence tggccTTAGATGCTTTCAATTCCAAAAACCTAGCAGTCCAGGCACAGAAGAAGATCCTGGGAAAAATGGCATCCAAATCAATTGCCACCATCCTGATAGATGACACCAGCAGTGACGTGTTGGATGAACTCTACAAAATTACCAGAGagtacacacaaaataaaaaggaggcagaaaaaattattaaaaatctcaTAAAAATCGTCATTAAATTGGCAGTCCTATACAGAAACAACCAGTTCAACTCTGAAGAGATTGCCTTGATGGAAACGTTTAAGAAGAAAGTTCACACGCTGGCAATGACGGTCATTAGTTTTTACCAGGTGGAGTTCACATTTGACAGAAATGTGTTGTCAAAACTGCTACAGGACTGTAAAGAATTACTTCACCAAGTTATTAACAGGCACCTAACGCCCAAATCTCACGGACGTGTCAATAAAGTCTTTGATCATTTTTCAGATTGCGAGTTCCTCGCTGCTTTGTACAATCCGTTTGGACCTTACAAAGCTCATCTGCAAAAAATCTGTGTTGGCGTGAACAAAATGCTGGATGATGGGAACATTTGA
- the LOC114654621 gene encoding tumor necrosis factor alpha-induced protein 8 isoform X1, with the protein MGSETEESKEVALDAFNSKNLAVQAQKKILGKMASKSIATILIDDTSSDVLDELYKITREYTQNKKEAEKIIKNLIKIVIKLAVLYRNNQFNSEEIALMETFKKKVHTLAMTVISFYQVEFTFDRNVLSKLLQDCKELLHQVINRHLTPKSHGRVNKVFDHFSDCEFLAALYNPFGPYKAHLQKICVGVNKMLDDGNI; encoded by the coding sequence tggccTTAGATGCTTTCAATTCCAAAAACCTAGCAGTCCAGGCACAGAAGAAGATCCTGGGAAAAATGGCATCCAAATCAATTGCCACCATCCTGATAGATGACACCAGCAGTGACGTGTTGGATGAACTCTACAAAATTACCAGAGagtacacacaaaataaaaaggaggcagaaaaaattattaaaaatctcaTAAAAATCGTCATTAAATTGGCAGTCCTATACAGAAACAACCAGTTCAACTCTGAAGAGATTGCCTTGATGGAAACGTTTAAGAAGAAAGTTCACACGCTGGCAATGACGGTCATTAGTTTTTACCAGGTGGAGTTCACATTTGACAGAAATGTGTTGTCAAAACTGCTACAGGACTGTAAAGAATTACTTCACCAAGTTATTAACAGGCACCTAACGCCCAAATCTCACGGACGTGTCAATAAAGTCTTTGATCATTTTTCAGATTGCGAGTTCCTCGCTGCTTTGTACAATCCGTTTGGACCTTACAAAGCTCATCTGCAAAAAATCTGTGTTGGCGTGAACAAAATGCTGGATGATGGGAACATTTGA